The following coding sequences lie in one Apostichopus japonicus isolate 1M-3 chromosome 13, ASM3797524v1, whole genome shotgun sequence genomic window:
- the LOC139979131 gene encoding MAU2 chromatid cohesion factor homolog, whose product MASSGPLECQPWYLSLLGIAESFRTSNPPRIKHCIHCLQAILALNPPVRIEATTHTQLGCLLFTHCRNVDLAYAHLEKAWALAHSIPAFDEVKFEAASMLVRVHEQKGQLQQAKELLLTAISKSKQSAYWHCRMLFQLAQIHAQERDFVAACERLGEGAGYAAQAGAHYTRALFMLSKGMLLLVDKKWTEAHPVLSECSQLVEAYNESCSNKESLKVFFLVLQVCHYLTAGQVKSVKSVLKQLQQSIQTLTMLQPEEESVCSNAADRFQWIPKEHMCVLVYLVTVMHSMQAGYMDKAQKYTDKALAQIEKLKILDGHPILYTFQLMLLEHIIMCRLVVGEKSMAVQEIAQACQVCSQNPRLFKLHRAQLHTLLGLYSMSMNCMESAETQFNTALVYTQQEELYQFIALNLAIVYLRSGNRSQELLTLLEKINPETTTITSHSLKAAGFFVLGLRTFFQAKYNEAKRYLRETLKMSNDEDLNRLTACSLVLLGHIFLSLGNSGESMNMVMPAMQLAKKIPDMHVQLWGSALLRDLYHMAGDPTKENEGYHLHSTFSQQLLKDHFQSSQLPQHNLIQWTEGSIPPQHLRSNSANNSNGASSSYMSHPQTDLSRQPFS is encoded by the exons atggcGTCATCTGGCCCTTTGGAGTGCCAACCTTGGTATCTATCATTATTAGGAATTGCTGAAAGTTTCAGAACTTCCAATCCGCCAAGGATTAAACATTGTATTCACTGTCTTCAAGCCATTTTGGCACTAAATCCGCCAGTACGGATCGAAGCTACAACACACACGCAGTTAGGATGCTTATTGTTCACACACTGTAGGAACGTTGACTTAGCCTATGCACATCTCGAGAAGGCG TGGGCTTTAGCACATTCT ATTCCTGCATTCGATGAAGTGAAGTTTGAAGCGGCCAGCATGCTTGTCAGGGTACATGAACAAAAA GGTCAACTGCAACAGGCAAAAGAACTTCTCTTGACAGCCATTAGCAAATCAAAGCAGAGTGCTTACTGGCATTGTCGTATGTTATTCCAGCTGGCA CAAATTCATGCCCAAGAGAGGGATTTTGTAGCAGCATGCGAGAGATTAGGAGAAGGGGCAGGTTACGCAGCCCAAGCCGGGGCACACTACACAAGAGCATTGTTCATGCTGAGTAAAGGAATG CTGTTACTGGTGGACAAGAAATGGACAGAGGCTCACCCTGTCCTGTCAGAGTGCAGTCAGTTGGTAGAAGCTTACAATGAGAGCTGTAGCAACAAGGAATCCCTCAAAGTGTTCTTCTTGGTTTTACAAGTCTGCCATTACCTCACGGCTGGTCAG GTAAAGAGTGTCAAGTCAGTGTTGAAGCAGTTACAGCAGTCCATACAAACATTGACAATGTTACAACCAGAAGAAG AATCAGTATGTAGTAATGCAGCAGACAGGTTTCAATGGATCCCCAAGGAACATATGTGTGTACTAGTATATCTG GTAACAGTAATGCACTCTATGCAAGCAGGCTACATGGACAAAGCACAGAAATACACAGACAAAGCCCTGGCCCAGATAGAGAAGTTGAAGATACTGGATGGGCACCCTATACTCTATACATTTCAACTTATGCTGCTGGAACATATCATCATGTGCAGGCTTGTGGTGGGAGAGAAGTCAATGGCAGTACAAGAA ATCGCACAGGCTTGCCAGGTGTGTTCACAGAATCCCAGGTTATTTAAACTCCATAGAGCGCAGCTTCATACGTTACTGGGCCTTTACTCTATGTCAATGAACTGTATGGAGAGTGCAGAGACGCAGTTCAATACAGCCCTTGTG TATACCCAACAAGAAGAACTGTATCAGTTCATAGCACTAAACCTCGCTATCGTCTACCTCAGGTCGGGAAACAGAAGTCAAGAG CTTCTGACCCTGTTAGAAAAAATCAATCCAGAGACAACTACCATAACATCTCATAGTCTCAAAGCTGCAGGGTTCTTTGTGCTGGGTCTCAGAACATTCTTCCAAGCCAAGTACAATGAAGCAAA GCGGTACCTGAGAGAAACCCTAAAGATGTCCAATGACGAGGATCTTAACAGATTGACAGCTTGTTCCTTGGTTTTATTAGGTCACATATTTTTGTCATTAGGGAACAGCGGG GAAAGTATGAACATGGTTATGCCAGCAATGCAGCTAGCCAAAAAAATCCCAGACATGCATGTACAGCTCTGGGGATCAGCACTTCTTAGGG ATCTGTACCACATGGCGGGAGACCCTACAAAAGAAAACGAAGGCTACCACCTCCACTCGACTTTCTCTCAGCAACTCCTCAAGGATCACTTTCAGTCATCGCAACTGCCTCAGCATAACCTGATACAG TGGACAGAGGGATCAATTCCTCCTCAACACCTGCGTTCCAACAGTGCAAACAACTCCAACGGTGCAAGCAGTAGTTATATGTCACATCCTCAGACAGATTTGTCTCGTCAGCCTTTCTCGTAG